The following proteins are co-located in the Coregonus clupeaformis isolate EN_2021a unplaced genomic scaffold, ASM2061545v1 scaf1168, whole genome shotgun sequence genome:
- the LOC121569664 gene encoding ATP synthase F(0) complex subunit C3, mitochondrial — MYACAKFVTSPAVLRGGSRVLARPVSVSVFNRPEVRSEQQALLPVGEASLLTRGFQTSAVSRDIDTAAKFIGAGAATVGVAGSGAGIGTVFGSLIIGYARNPSLKQQLFSYAILGFALSEAMGLFCLMVAFLILFAM, encoded by the exons ATGTACGCCTGCGCTAAGTTTGTCACCTCACCTGCTGTG CTGCGTGGGGGGTCCAGAGTCCTCGCCCGGCCAGTCTCGGTCTCAGTCTTCAACAGACCTGAAGTCAGAAGTGAGCAGCAG GCCCTGTTGCCTGTCGGTGAGGCCTCTCTTCTGACCCGTGGGTTCCAGACCAGCGCCGTCTCCAGGGACATCGACACTGCCGCCAAGTTCATCGGCGCTGGAGCCGCCACAGTGGGAGTGGCCGGATCAGGGGCTGGAATTGGAACAGTGTTCGGCAGCTTGATCATCGGTTATGCCAG GAACCCCTCCCTGAAGCAGCAGCTCTTCTCCTATGCCATCCTGGGCTTTGCCCTGTCCGAGGCCATGGGGCTCTTCTGTCTCATGGTGGCGTTCCTCATCCTGTTTGCTATGTAA
- the LOC121570236 gene encoding uncharacterized protein LOC121570236, whose product MSEFTNLEDPEVQPGDEALSRCNGLLPADLSAFVVAPPTPLRENSCPRPPPPPEGVVISEVGGARWTNHSQQRGFVELLGPPLTSLQGLVLTVFEEYRAGTTMALPLTGITDHNGFYLIGNISGADQVFPKGATIPANGAVVLCSDTVTVCRAGTTLTNSTLRDTLVFSDDLRLLIKLSATRGQQVMPVLRSVEDSPVSLSRCSCCEARSPSSWTSSSPTPRLTNICPSPAFSSDLDLCLAPLSGDWQEHPGNCSGLVQGHSEMDVAGYLEERCHCGISALYLQVANFSCVAGWLHVLGNIQALSDHQRALILQTSPTQGDTCTDPATDRRMSTESALGLQIGLVLGALLLLGLGAALFTYFYKKRQPLDYYSMELNEPEEGPSEL is encoded by the exons ATGTCTGAG tttaCCAATCTGGAGGACCCGGAGGTGCAGCCCGGAGACGAGGCCTTGAGCCGCTGTAACGGCCTGCTGCCTGCCGACCTGTCTGCTTTTGTGGTGGCCCCACCCACACCTCTGAGGGAGAACTCTTGTCCCCGCCCACCCCCTCCCCCTGAAGGCGTGGTCATCAGCGAGGTGGGAGGTGCCCGGTGGACCAACCACAGCCAGCAGAGGGGGTTTGTGGAGCTGCTAGGACCGCCCCTGACTTCTCTACAGGGCCTGGTCCTGACCGTGTTTGAAGAGTATCGCGCCGGTACGACCATGGCCCTCCCTCTGACCGGAATCACAGACCATAACGGCTTCTACCTCATCGGGAACATCTCAGGAGCAGACCAGGTGTTTCCGAAGGGGGCCACAATTCCGGCCAATGGGGCCGTAGTCCTGTGTTCTGACACAGTCACTGTGTGTAGAGCTG GTACCACCCTAACCAACAGCACTCTTCGTGACACGCTAGTGTTCAGTGATGACCTGAGATTGCTAATTAAACTCTCCGCCACCAGAGGGCAGCAGGTGATGCCTGTACTCAGGTCAGTGGAGGATAGTCCCGTGTCTCTCAGCCGTTGCTCCTGCTGCGAGGCAAGAAGCCCCTCCTCCTGGACCAGCTCCTCCCCCACCCCGCGCCTGACCAACATCTGCCCCAGCCCCGCTTTCTCCAGCGACCTCGACCTATGCCTGGCTCCCCTCTCCGGTGATTGGCAGGAGCACCCAGGAAACTGCAGTGGACTGGTGCAGGGTCACAGTGAGATGGATGTCGCTGGCTATCTGGAGGAAAGATGTCACTGTGGTATCTCTGCCCTCTACCTGCAGGTGGCCAACTTCTCCTGTGTGGCCGGGTGGCTCCATGTGCTGGGGAACATCCAGGCCCTGTCGGACCACCAGAGGGCCCTCATCCTCCAGACCTCCCCCACCCAGGGGGACACCTGTACCGACCCGGCTACCGACCGACGCATGAGCACAGAGTCTGCCCTGGGCCTGCAGATTGGCCTGGTGCTAGGAGCTCTACTGCTACTGGGGCTGGGAGCAGCCCTCTTTACCTACTTCTACAAAAAGAGGCAACCACTGGACTATTACTCCATGGAGTTGAATGAACCTGAAGAGGGACCTTCAGAactttaa